A portion of the Streptomyces erythrochromogenes genome contains these proteins:
- a CDS encoding transglutaminase domain-containing protein — MTSSLLRPRGRARTASGGSSGGMPVGAAPEGSAAPTRILDWRDPRVAALVRELGAASGHPADGGPADPVDPARQIEALHRAHAWIAAAVRPVYSVQDERPVSEVLRRGRGSCSQRLAVLEAVARAYGVPTRVRGLLVDGTFWYPRFPRLRRIVPDQVLLAWPEFRLGSPAGAGGAPAPWLTVSQLLGGMRPGGGEQGGARGGGFTNAGSETLFEALSRTAIDWDAAPAACPGTGPGAGAACDLSAYVLSDLGHYDSRDELFARHGQTLCGLARLVAEPVLGRRGAA, encoded by the coding sequence ATGACGAGCTCGCTGCTCAGGCCTCGGGGCCGGGCCCGCACGGCGTCCGGCGGGTCGTCCGGCGGGATGCCGGTCGGGGCGGCGCCGGAGGGGAGCGCCGCCCCGACCCGGATCCTGGACTGGCGGGACCCCCGGGTCGCCGCGCTGGTACGCGAGCTGGGCGCGGCTTCCGGCCACCCGGCGGACGGGGGCCCGGCGGACCCCGTGGACCCCGCGCGGCAGATCGAGGCCCTGCACCGGGCCCACGCGTGGATCGCCGCGGCCGTCCGGCCGGTCTACTCCGTCCAGGACGAGCGGCCCGTGTCGGAGGTGCTGCGCCGGGGGCGGGGTTCGTGCAGCCAGCGGCTGGCCGTACTGGAGGCGGTGGCGCGGGCGTACGGGGTACCCACGCGGGTGCGCGGCCTGCTGGTGGACGGCACGTTCTGGTACCCGCGGTTCCCCCGGTTGCGCCGGATCGTGCCGGACCAGGTGCTGCTGGCCTGGCCGGAGTTCCGGCTCGGAAGCCCGGCGGGGGCGGGTGGGGCTCCCGCGCCCTGGCTGACGGTGTCGCAGCTCCTCGGCGGAATGCGCCCCGGGGGCGGGGAGCAGGGCGGGGCACGGGGCGGGGGCTTCACCAACGCCGGGTCGGAGACCCTCTTCGAGGCGCTCTCGCGGACGGCGATCGACTGGGACGCGGCGCCGGCCGCCTGCCCGGGCACTGGCCCCGGAGCGGGCGCCGCGTGCGACCTGTCGGCGTACGTCCTGTCCGACCTCGGCCACTACGACTCGCGCGACGAACTCTTCGCACGGCACGGCCAGACCCTGTGCGGCCTGGCCAGGCTGGTGGCCGAACCGGTCCTGGGCCGCCGGGGCGCGGCTTAG
- a CDS encoding helix-turn-helix domain-containing protein, producing MADDYLARIGKLIRDARQHRGWTQSQLAEALGTSQSAVNRIERGNQNISLEMIARIGEALDSEIVSLGYAGPMHLRVVGGRRLSGAIDVKTSKNACVALLCASLLNKGRTVLRRVARIEEVYRLLEVLNSIGVRSRWINDGVDLELVPPARLDMEAMDADAARRTRSIIMFLGPLLHRMETFRLPYAGGCDLGTRTIEPHMIALRRFGLDITATEGIYHAKVAAGISPDRPIVLTERGDTVTENALLAAARHDGVTVIRNASSNYMVQDLCFFLEALGVKVEGVGTTTLTVHGVPNIDVDVDYSPSEDPVEAMSLLAAAVVTESELTIRRVPIEFMEIELAVLEEMGLDHDRSAEYSADNGRTRLVDLTVRPSKLEAPIDKIHPMPFPGLNIDNVPFFAAIAAVAQGQTLIHDWVYDNRAIYLTDLNRLGGRLQLLDPHRVLVEGPTRWRAAEMMCPPALRPAVVVLLAMMAAEGTSVLRNVYVINRGYEELAERLNSVGAQIEIFRDI from the coding sequence ATGGCAGACGACTACCTCGCACGCATCGGCAAGCTCATCCGTGACGCCCGGCAGCACCGGGGCTGGACACAGAGTCAGCTCGCCGAAGCCCTCGGCACCAGCCAGAGCGCAGTTAACCGGATCGAGCGCGGCAACCAGAACATCAGCCTTGAGATGATCGCCCGAATCGGTGAAGCTCTCGACAGCGAGATCGTCTCTCTCGGCTACGCCGGCCCGATGCACCTGCGCGTGGTCGGCGGCCGCCGGCTGTCGGGCGCCATCGACGTCAAGACGAGCAAGAACGCGTGCGTCGCGCTGCTCTGCGCCTCGCTGCTCAACAAGGGCCGTACGGTCCTGCGGCGGGTGGCCCGCATCGAGGAGGTCTACCGCCTCCTGGAGGTCCTGAACTCCATCGGCGTCCGCAGCCGCTGGATCAACGACGGTGTCGACCTGGAGCTGGTCCCGCCGGCCCGCCTCGACATGGAGGCCATGGACGCGGACGCGGCCCGCCGGACCCGGAGCATCATCATGTTCCTGGGCCCCCTGCTGCACCGCATGGAGACCTTCCGCCTGCCCTACGCGGGCGGCTGCGACCTCGGCACCCGCACCATCGAGCCGCACATGATCGCCCTGCGCCGCTTCGGCCTGGACATCACCGCGACCGAGGGCATCTACCACGCGAAGGTCGCGGCCGGGATCTCCCCCGACCGCCCGATCGTGCTGACCGAACGCGGGGACACGGTCACCGAGAACGCGCTGCTGGCGGCCGCCCGGCACGACGGCGTCACCGTCATCCGCAACGCCTCCTCCAACTACATGGTCCAGGACCTGTGCTTCTTCCTGGAGGCGCTGGGCGTCAAGGTCGAGGGCGTCGGCACCACCACGCTCACCGTCCACGGAGTCCCGAACATCGACGTGGACGTGGACTACTCCCCCTCCGAGGACCCGGTCGAGGCGATGAGCCTGCTGGCCGCCGCGGTCGTCACGGAGTCGGAGCTGACGATCCGCCGGGTGCCGATCGAGTTCATGGAGATCGAGCTCGCGGTGCTGGAGGAGATGGGCCTCGACCACGACCGCTCGGCGGAGTACTCGGCGGACAACGGCCGCACCCGGCTCGTCGACCTCACGGTCCGCCCCTCGAAGCTCGAGGCGCCGATCGACAAGATCCACCCGATGCCCTTCCCCGGGCTGAACATCGACAACGTCCCCTTCTTCGCGGCCATCGCTGCCGTCGCCCAGGGCCAGACCCTCATCCACGACTGGGTGTACGACAACCGCGCCATCTACCTGACGGACCTGAACCGCCTGGGCGGCCGCCTCCAGCTGCTGGACCCCCACCGCGTCCTGGTCGAGGGCCCCACCCGCTGGCGCGCGGCGGAGATGATGTGCCCGCCGGCCCTCCGCCCGGCGGTGGTCGTCCTCCTGGCGATGATGGCGGCCGAAGGCACTTCGGTCCTGCGCAACGTCTACGTGATCAACCGCGGCTACGAGGAACTCGCCGAACGCCTCAACTCGGTGGGCGCCCAGATCGAGATCTTCCGCGACATCTGA
- a CDS encoding tetratricopeptide repeat protein: MDAVDLDRRHRTYDGWIPPTVAALLLEYGHLRVLRDRAGAGDWFCAHRLARAAADQGEALALLEPFVATGWMPALRTVAGMLAEWDRVGEAVALLSGPAGSGDRRAALQLAPLLARLGRIDEVVALLGPRAADPSSAEILVEVTCGHGRDAEIAALIPAVGVGATDPFGRGSSDAWNTVPLHATLLERQGRVDEAAGLLRRHVHVDGVMYADHAQQLARLLARHGREAELRAFAADGGEEYALFALADHLEGRHRVGEAVETLRRAAGVPADPHVALHLAELLVRHGRRAEAIEVLRPVPHTMGGDPEWIMRPLCRLLADEGRPDEALAHIDDFYARHGGTVGERLWERAEVHARCGRPAEVVADIRAAGPVTRYVGDALERLLPGHDLGIEYTDDPEDEALDGTSAGAIARAERLVRRGEPDRAVALLRDRLDGPKVLRREHL; encoded by the coding sequence ATGGATGCCGTCGATCTCGACCGCCGCCACCGCACCTACGACGGCTGGATACCGCCCACCGTGGCCGCGCTGCTCCTGGAGTACGGGCACCTCCGCGTCCTGCGCGACCGCGCCGGGGCGGGCGACTGGTTCTGCGCGCACCGCCTCGCTCGGGCCGCGGCGGACCAGGGGGAGGCACTGGCGCTCCTCGAACCCTTCGTCGCCACCGGATGGATGCCGGCGCTCCGTACGGTCGCCGGGATGCTCGCCGAGTGGGACCGCGTCGGCGAGGCCGTCGCCCTGCTCAGCGGGCCCGCCGGCTCGGGGGACCGGCGGGCCGCCCTGCAACTGGCGCCCCTGCTGGCCCGACTGGGCCGCATCGACGAGGTCGTCGCCCTGCTGGGACCGCGTGCCGCAGACCCGTCGTCGGCCGAGATCCTGGTGGAGGTGACGTGCGGCCACGGGCGCGACGCGGAGATCGCCGCGCTCATCCCCGCCGTGGGCGTCGGTGCGACGGATCCCTTCGGACGGGGGTCGTCGGACGCGTGGAACACCGTCCCCCTGCACGCCACCCTGCTGGAGCGCCAGGGCCGCGTGGACGAGGCCGCCGGCCTCCTGCGCCGTCACGTACACGTCGACGGCGTGATGTACGCCGACCACGCGCAGCAGCTCGCCCGCCTCCTCGCCCGGCACGGCCGCGAGGCCGAACTGCGGGCGTTCGCCGCGGACGGAGGCGAGGAGTACGCCCTGTTCGCCCTGGCCGACCACCTGGAGGGGCGGCACAGGGTCGGCGAGGCCGTCGAGACCCTGCGACGTGCGGCCGGCGTCCCGGCCGATCCCCATGTGGCCCTGCACCTCGCCGAGCTCCTGGTCCGGCACGGCCGTCGTGCCGAGGCCATCGAGGTGCTGCGGCCGGTACCGCACACCATGGGCGGCGATCCGGAGTGGATCATGCGCCCCCTGTGCCGCCTGCTCGCCGACGAGGGCCGCCCCGACGAGGCCCTCGCCCACATCGACGACTTCTACGCCCGCCACGGGGGCACGGTCGGCGAACGCCTCTGGGAGCGGGCCGAGGTCCATGCCCGCTGCGGGCGCCCCGCGGAGGTCGTCGCCGACATCCGCGCCGCCGGACCCGTCACCCGGTACGTCGGGGACGCCCTGGAGAGACTCCTTCCGGGCCACGACCTCGGGATCGAGTACACCGACGACCCCGAGGACGAGGCCCTCGACGGGACGTCGGCGGGGGCGATCGCCCGCGCCGAGCGCCTCGTACGCCGCGGCGAGCCGGACCGGGCGGTGGCTCTGCTCCGTGACCGCCTGGACGGCCCGAAGGTGCTCCGGAGAGAGCATCTCTGA
- a CDS encoding AraC family transcriptional regulator, with protein MISALNQLVDLVEEHLAEEPDVHGLAGALGTTEYHLRRMFSSLAGMPLSEYVRRRRMTVAAAEVVRGEADLLSIAVRHGYGSSEAFGRAFRAVHGAGPGEVRRTGGPLRTQPQLRFRLTVEGSTPMDTRLVSRPAFRLAGHATRVPLIHQGVNPHIQEHIAALPPEEHLRLKALGDTEPGGLLQVSDDVDPDGTEGSELTYLHGVALDRDTPAPDGLDTIEVPGGMWAVFRTSGPHPQALQTTWAATATDWFPSNPWRLRPGPSIVATLERAADFSTATCELWLPVEPA; from the coding sequence GTGATCTCTGCACTGAACCAGCTGGTCGATCTAGTCGAGGAGCATCTCGCCGAAGAGCCCGACGTCCATGGGCTGGCGGGGGCGCTCGGCACCACCGAGTACCACCTGCGGCGGATGTTCTCGTCCTTGGCCGGCATGCCGCTGTCGGAGTACGTGCGGCGGCGGCGCATGACCGTTGCCGCGGCCGAAGTCGTCCGCGGCGAGGCGGATCTGCTGAGCATCGCGGTCCGGCACGGATACGGATCGAGCGAAGCGTTCGGACGGGCGTTCCGTGCGGTCCACGGTGCCGGGCCCGGTGAAGTGCGGCGTACCGGCGGCCCCTTGCGCACACAACCGCAGCTCAGGTTCCGCCTGACCGTCGAAGGGAGCACTCCCATGGACACCCGCCTCGTCAGCCGACCCGCGTTCCGGCTCGCCGGACACGCCACCCGGGTCCCGCTCATCCACCAGGGCGTCAACCCGCACATCCAGGAGCACATCGCGGCACTGCCGCCGGAGGAACACCTGCGGCTGAAGGCCCTGGGCGACACCGAACCGGGCGGCCTGCTGCAGGTCTCCGACGACGTCGACCCCGACGGCACGGAGGGCAGCGAACTGACCTACCTGCACGGGGTCGCCCTCGACCGGGACACCCCGGCCCCGGACGGCCTCGACACCATCGAGGTGCCGGGCGGGATGTGGGCGGTCTTCCGTACCAGCGGACCGCATCCGCAGGCCCTGCAGACGACCTGGGCGGCGACCGCGACCGACTGGTTCCCCTCCAACCCGTGGCGCCTGCGACCGGGTCCCTCGATCGTCGCCACCCTGGAGCGCGCGGCCGACTTCAGCACCGCTACGTGCGAGCTGTGGCTGCCCGTCGAACCGGCGTAG
- a CDS encoding GNAT family N-acetyltransferase, translated as MVRVREMEEADIEAVSAVRVRGWQAAYAGIVPQGHLDAMTVEDDADRRRQWFRHPGRESGDLVAVGDRGPVGWVCFGPSRGEVSGVTERVGEVYALYVAPDLIGTGIGRGLLTEAHAAMTGRGFETSALWVLQDNLRARRFYERAGYRADGATQDDVYDDVTLSELRYRRAL; from the coding sequence ATGGTGCGCGTGCGTGAGATGGAAGAGGCCGACATCGAGGCCGTTTCGGCGGTCCGGGTCCGGGGCTGGCAGGCGGCGTACGCCGGCATCGTTCCCCAGGGACACCTGGACGCGATGACGGTCGAGGACGACGCCGACCGGCGGCGGCAGTGGTTCCGCCACCCCGGGCGCGAGTCCGGGGACCTCGTGGCGGTCGGCGACCGCGGCCCGGTGGGGTGGGTCTGCTTCGGGCCGTCCCGGGGTGAGGTGTCCGGCGTGACGGAGCGGGTGGGTGAGGTCTACGCCCTGTACGTGGCCCCGGACCTGATCGGCACGGGCATCGGCCGCGGGCTCCTCACCGAGGCCCACGCCGCGATGACGGGCCGGGGCTTCGAGACGTCGGCCCTGTGGGTCCTGCAGGACAACCTCCGGGCCCGGCGCTTCTACGAACGCGCCGGCTACCGGGCCGACGGCGCGACGCAGGACGACGTCTACGACGACGTCACCCTCTCCGAACTCCGCTACCGGCGGGCGCTCTGA
- a CDS encoding Imm7 family immunity protein: MFEYHGWISVQESADADDSDSDSDSDHGDVLLARIAEAVEARNGEIDSPGLLDLRWMNGELFLHLGGLRNHRDPEVLEFFGEVGRLAPGSYGVMHVRDDEDPGRENEVRVLRMVRGRVHEDVEAALSPCIPVLEDPYPG, from the coding sequence GTGTTCGAGTACCACGGCTGGATCAGCGTCCAGGAGAGCGCCGACGCCGACGACAGCGACAGCGACAGCGACAGCGACCACGGGGACGTCCTGCTCGCCCGGATCGCCGAGGCCGTCGAGGCCCGGAACGGGGAGATCGACAGTCCCGGTCTGCTCGACCTGCGGTGGATGAACGGCGAGCTGTTCCTCCACCTCGGCGGCTTGCGCAACCACCGCGACCCGGAGGTCCTGGAGTTCTTCGGCGAGGTCGGCCGCCTGGCACCCGGTTCGTACGGAGTGATGCACGTGCGCGATGACGAGGACCCCGGTCGCGAGAACGAGGTCCGCGTCCTGCGGATGGTCCGGGGGCGGGTGCACGAGGACGTGGAGGCGGCGCTGTCGCCGTGCATCCCCGTACTGGAAGACCCCTACCCGGGATAG
- a CDS encoding glycosyltransferase family 2 protein: MSLPRIGVVIVTMGTRPQELKALLASVEKQDVPAARVALVGNATPLTEISTDATKIPLEENLGCPGGRNVGLKMLRESGEVDVVIELDDDGLLIAEDVFRKVQQLFAEDPKLGIIGFRVADENGHTERRWVPRLRADDPMRRGLVTAFLGGGHAFSLPMLRQIDLWPAEFFFGHEESDLAWRALDAGWKILYEPELVLQHPKTSPARHAVYYRFTARNRVWLARRRLPIPLIPVYLGVWILLAMLRMRSLAGAKAWWGGFLEGARTPCGPRKPMKWRTVWRMTRLGRPPIL, encoded by the coding sequence ATGTCGTTGCCGCGTATCGGAGTCGTCATCGTGACCATGGGCACTCGCCCGCAGGAGCTCAAGGCTCTGCTCGCTTCGGTGGAGAAGCAGGATGTGCCTGCGGCGCGGGTAGCTCTGGTGGGCAACGCGACGCCCCTGACCGAGATCTCGACGGACGCGACCAAGATTCCACTTGAGGAGAATCTGGGCTGTCCCGGCGGCCGCAACGTCGGTTTGAAGATGCTGCGCGAGTCGGGCGAGGTCGACGTCGTCATCGAATTGGACGACGACGGCCTCCTAATCGCCGAAGACGTGTTCCGCAAAGTCCAGCAGCTCTTCGCTGAGGACCCGAAGCTGGGGATCATCGGGTTCAGGGTTGCCGACGAAAACGGGCATACGGAGCGACGCTGGGTGCCCCGGTTGCGTGCGGACGATCCGATGCGCCGCGGTCTGGTGACCGCCTTCCTCGGGGGTGGCCACGCCTTCTCGCTGCCCATGCTCAGGCAGATCGATCTGTGGCCGGCGGAGTTCTTCTTTGGACATGAAGAGTCCGATTTGGCATGGCGTGCGCTGGATGCGGGGTGGAAGATCCTCTACGAACCCGAGCTCGTCCTCCAACATCCGAAGACGTCCCCAGCGCGGCACGCGGTCTACTACCGGTTCACCGCCCGAAACCGTGTCTGGCTGGCCCGCCGCCGACTCCCGATCCCCCTGATTCCGGTCTATCTCGGCGTATGGATCCTCCTCGCCATGCTGCGGATGCGGTCCCTGGCGGGCGCGAAGGCATGGTGGGGCGGCTTCCTCGAGGGTGCGCGAACGCCGTGCGGCCCCCGCAAGCCGATGAAGTGGCGCACGGTTTGGCGTATGACCCGGCTGGGGCGCCCGCCGATCCTCTGA
- a CDS encoding S1 RNA-binding domain-containing protein: MGAATGDQDFREFLAGIHIGDICSGTVAEVTRSQGVTVTLDGFSARPLGTIWPLDISWSWKQPAAVKVGQRITAEVLAVDLDEGQARLAMTATENPELWAFLKARYRGEILSGTIAAIERFGVFVALDDGPNHPVFPGVGFITIPELSWRHNEAVSDVVQVGQRVSCEFLQFDTWNGEARLSLKAKQPDPFQAFADSVEVGQTLQGQVTKLVPFGVFVQVADGIEGLVHLQELTSAPVATPQGVVEVGDELTVVVTDVDREWRRLALSRRQLPPDSW; the protein is encoded by the coding sequence ATGGGGGCAGCGACGGGCGATCAGGATTTTCGGGAGTTCCTGGCAGGAATCCACATTGGCGACATCTGCAGCGGGACTGTCGCGGAGGTGACACGGTCTCAGGGGGTGACGGTCACCCTGGACGGATTCTCCGCACGCCCGCTGGGGACCATCTGGCCTTTGGACATCTCCTGGAGTTGGAAGCAGCCTGCGGCCGTGAAGGTCGGCCAGCGGATCACCGCCGAGGTGCTCGCCGTTGATCTGGATGAGGGCCAAGCCCGACTGGCAATGACCGCCACCGAGAACCCGGAACTATGGGCGTTCTTGAAAGCACGTTACCGCGGCGAGATTCTTTCCGGCACGATCGCGGCCATCGAACGGTTCGGGGTGTTCGTGGCGCTGGACGACGGCCCCAACCATCCGGTGTTCCCCGGCGTCGGGTTCATCACAATCCCCGAATTGTCCTGGCGACACAACGAAGCGGTTTCAGACGTCGTCCAGGTCGGACAGCGCGTCTCATGTGAGTTCCTTCAGTTCGATACATGGAACGGAGAGGCCAGGCTGTCCCTGAAAGCGAAACAGCCGGACCCCTTCCAGGCTTTCGCCGACAGCGTCGAGGTTGGCCAAACGCTGCAGGGGCAGGTCACCAAACTGGTTCCGTTCGGCGTCTTCGTCCAGGTCGCCGACGGTATTGAGGGGCTGGTCCATCTTCAAGAGCTCACCTCAGCGCCCGTGGCAACGCCACAGGGCGTCGTTGAGGTCGGCGACGAGCTGACTGTCGTCGTCACGGACGTCGACCGAGAGTGGCGCAGGCTGGCCCTCTCCCGTCGGCAGCTGCCTCCCGACTCTTGGTGA
- a CDS encoding DUF6262 family protein, translating into MSGSTSTQTAGAIQARRQHTEKLLTRVRSTLAAMRKERAQVTVRAVERRAGVSRAFLYQNAIARQLVAEAVAQAEGHQARGRQEAAEAVESSWRERALNAEDALRQAVAEIQVQRRHIGELMGRIRDLELDLPADAVQRLTTENTTLKQQLRTLTADHHTLTNRLAAARDNNRSQDRKIAELQALLLEQQPSATVRPLRPLRDRK; encoded by the coding sequence ATGAGCGGCAGTACATCAACCCAGACAGCCGGCGCCATCCAGGCCCGTCGCCAGCACACCGAGAAGCTCCTCACCCGGGTCCGGAGTACGCTCGCGGCGATGCGCAAGGAGAGGGCCCAAGTGACTGTCCGGGCCGTCGAACGACGCGCCGGGGTCTCGCGCGCCTTCCTCTACCAGAACGCCATTGCCCGTCAGCTCGTCGCCGAAGCCGTCGCCCAGGCGGAGGGACATCAGGCCCGTGGCCGGCAGGAAGCTGCCGAGGCGGTGGAATCGTCCTGGCGCGAACGCGCGCTGAACGCCGAGGACGCGCTGCGGCAGGCAGTGGCAGAGATCCAGGTCCAGCGCAGGCACATCGGTGAACTCATGGGCCGGATCCGGGACCTCGAGCTGGACCTGCCCGCGGACGCCGTCCAGCGGCTGACCACCGAAAACACCACCCTCAAGCAGCAGCTCCGCACGCTGACCGCGGATCACCACACGCTGACGAACCGGCTCGCCGCCGCCCGGGACAACAACCGCTCTCAGGACCGCAAGATCGCGGAACTCCAGGCGCTTCTGCTCGAACAGCAACCGTCAGCGACCGTCCGCCCCCTTCGTCCTCTGCGTGACCGCAAGTGA